Sequence from the Lysobacter capsici genome:
TGACGTTGACCACGCGCGGTTCGGATTCGATCTGCGCGGCGTGGTTCAAGGTGATGCCGGTGACCGAGAACAACAGCAGCGCGACCAGGCTCAGCGCGGCGCTGATCCAGTGCCAGCGGTGCAGGGTCTTGAGCCAAAAGGAACGACGATTAGCATCGATCGCCCCCGAAGCGGCCTGAATCGGTCCGGCTTTTATCGAGCCAGTCCTGATCGAGCCATCGCCGCCGCCGATCGCATTCACGGCTGACTCCAGCGCCGCAGCAGGTTGTGATAGACGCCGGTCAACTGCACCAGCGCCGGATGATCGGGCACGTCGGCGGTGAGGCGGCGGATCGAGATGTCGAGTTCGAACATCAGCCGCCGTTGCGCGTCTTCGCTGACCAGACTCTGGATCCAGAAGAACGAGGCGATGCGCGTGCCGCGGGTGACCGGGGTGACCTTGTGCAGGCTGGTGCCCGGATACAGCACCAGATCGCCGGCGGCGAGCTTGACGCTGTGGGTGCCGTAGGTGTCTTCGATGATCAGTTCGCCACCGTCGTATTCGTCCGGCGCGCTCAGGAACAAAGTCGCCGACAGGTCGGTGCGCACCGCGTCCATGCCGCCGCGGCTGCGGTCGTAGCGGATCGCGTTGTCGACATGGAAACCGAACGACTGGCCGCCGGCGTAGCGGTTGAACAGCGGCGGATACACCCGCTGCGGCAGCGCGGCGGAGAAGAAGGTCGAGTTCTTCGCCAGCGCGTCGAGAATCAGCGGCCCCAGTTCGCGCGCGACCGGATCGTTCTCCGGCAACTGCGCGTTGTCCTTGGCCTTGGCCGACTGATGGCCGGCGGTGATGCGTCCATCGGCCCAGCCGGCTTGCTCCAGGCGGGCCCGGCAATGGGCGACCTGTTCGGCGGTGAGGACCTTGGGAACGTGCAGCAGCATGGTTTTCCTCAATGCGGCCGCCCGGGAGGGCCCGGGCGGCGCGCGTGGACGATGGAAGTCCGATTAGAACGTGAACCCGATGCGGCGTGCCACTGCTGGCGCGCCGTACCGATGCGAGCGCTTAGAAGGCGAAGTTGGCGCTCAGCACGAACTGGCGGCCGTCGCCCGGGGTCGCCCAACCGTTGTTGCGGATACGGGTGAAGTAATCCTCATCGGTCAGGTTGTTGACGTTGAGCTGCAGCGAAGCCGAACGGTTGATCTTGTAGTTGACCATCGCGCGGTGGGTCCAGTAGCTGCCGTAGGTGGTCAGCGGGCCGTTGACGTTGGTCGCGCTGTGCTGGGTCAGCCAGATCTTGCCCTGGTAGGTCGCGCCGTAGCCGATCTGCCACTTCGGGCTGATGTCGTAGGTGGTCCACAGGCTGAAGGAGTGCTCCGGCACCTGGGTCAGGCGATCGCCCTTGGTGTAATCCAGGCCCAGGCCGGCCTGACGGTCCGACACGCCCTGCAGCACTTCGCTGTCGAGGAAGGCGTAGTTGGCGTAGACCGCCCATTGGTCGGTGATCAGTCCGGACACGCCGAGCATCACGCCGTCGACGCGCGCCTGGCCGTCGAGCTGCTGCAGGCCGGACAGGTTGGCCGGGTTGTCGAGATCGGCGACCTTGTAGTTCTTGCGGTCGTTGCGGAACACCGAGCCGGTCAGCGCGATGCGGCCGTCGGCGAAGTCCCACTTGGTGCCGATTTCGTAATTGACCGCGGTTTCCGGATCGACCGAGCAGGTCTGCGCGGTGCACGAGCCGTTGACCGAGGCCTTCGACGGGGTCTTGGAGTTGCCGTAGGCGATGTAGATGCTGCCGTTCTCGACCGGCTTGTAGACCAGACCGGCGCGGTAGGAGAACAGGTCGTCGTTGCTCTTGAACGGCACCCCGTAACCGGTGATGGTGCCGATCGGCTGCGCCGGCAGCGCGCCGCCGACCGTGGTCGGAGCGAGCACGACCACGGCGTTGTTGGTCTTGCCCTCGTTGCGCTCGTAGCGCGCGCCCAGGCTCAGCTGCCACTGTTCGTTGAACTTCAGCGTGTCGAACACGTACAGCGCGCGGTTGTCGAGCTCGCCCTCGGTGCGGCCGGTGAGGGTGCGATTGAGCGGGCCGCGATAGATGTGATCGGGGTTGGCGATGTTCATCTGCGGCAGCCCGGCGATGTACGGGTTGGTGCCGTTGGGGTTGCGGAAATCGCTGGTGACGTCGAGGTCGAAGGTTTCGTGCAGGATCGAGAAGCCCGCGACCAGGTTGTGTTCGATCGCGCCGGTGTTGAACGTGGTGGTCAGATCGGTCTGGTTGTAAATCGTGGTGTTGCGGGTATCGCGACCGTAGCCGCGCGGGCCGCTCGGGCTGTAGTTGCCCGGCAGCGTCGCGCCGCAGGTGGCGCCGGTCGGGGTGCGGTTGTTGGCCAGGCACCAGGTGCCCTGCACGGCGTCGACCAGCGAGAACTGATCGACCTGCTGCCAGCGGGTCAGGTTGCGGATCTTGAACTTGTCGTTGAACGAGTGCTCGATGATCGAGGTCAGCGAGTCGAGCTCGATGTCCTGCTTGTCGATGTTGCTGTAGCCGTAGTAGTTGCCGCGATCCACGCCCGGCAAGCCGTCGCCGTTGAAGAACGGCAGGCCGTACTGCGGGGTGTTCTGGTCTTCCTGGTGCAGGTAGTTCAAGGACCAGGTGGTGTCGCCGCCCAGGCCGAACGCGAGCGAGGCGGCCGCGCCCCAGCGCTCGTTGGTTTCGACATCGCGGCCCGGCACGTCGTTCTGGTGGCCCATGATGTTCAGGCGCAGCGCGGAGCTTTCGCCGATCACGAAGTTGCTGTCGGCGGTGACGCGCGCGTAGCTGTCGGTGCCGGCGGCGATCGAGGCCTTGTGGAATTCGTTGAGGCCGGCGTTCTTGGTCACTAGGTTGATGGTGCCGCCGACCGAGCCCGCGCCGGAGTACACCGAGTTGGCGCCGTTGATGACTTCCACCGATTCCAGATTGAACGGATCGGTGCGGCTGTACAGACCGCTGTCGCGCACGCCGTCGACGGTGATGTCGCTGCTGGCGTCGAAGCCGCGCAGGTTGATCTTGTCGCCGAAACCGCCGCCGCCTTCGCCGGCGCCGAAGGTAATGCCGGGCAGGGTGCTGAGGATGTCGGTCAGCGACAGCAGGTTCTGGCCGTCGATGGTGTTGCGGTCGATCACGGTGATCGTCTGCGGGGTATCGCGCAGGTTCGCGGTGTACTTGCTGCTGCTGGCCTTCTGGATGCGCTGGCCGTGGACTTCGACGCCTTCGACGTCCTTGGCCTGGGGGTCCGGCGCGGGGGCGGCGAACACGGGCAGGGTGAGGGCAAGAGCGAGCGCGCCGGCAAGCGGCGACACGACGAACTTCGTGGTCGACATGGGAATCTCTGGGAGGGGCAGGAAAAGGGCGGTGCAAGGCCGCGTCAGGCCGCGATCTTAATGAGATGAATTCTCATTTGCAACGAAAAGTGAATGCGAAGGCCGGCCTGTAACCGTTTTCGTCGCATGAATGTGCGTAAACGGGGTGCTGATTGAGCGCTGGGTCGCGGTTTGACGAGCCCCTCTCCCGCGGCGCGGGAGAGGGGTTGGGGTGAGGGTGTGAAAGGCGAATCGACCTCGCCGATTTGGTCGCGCTTGCCCTCATCCGCCCTTCGGGCACCTTCTCCCGCTTTGCGGGAGAAGGGAGTGCCATGGCTCGTGTTGCTTGATGCTTTATGAGGTTTCGCCCGGCCGACTATTCGTCTTCGCAATGCGGCGTCACCGCATCCCGCCAGATGTCAGCGTCGCCTTAGCTGCGAGGCGGTGGGAAGGGCTAGTTCCGAGGCCTCCGTCTCGGCTCGCCGCGCATTGCCTCTTGCCTCACGGGACGAAGCAACGTGGTGATCTGAAAGAAGAACGTCGGGCCTGGAGCCCCGCCCACAAAAAACTTTGCGCCCAACGCCGCGCGTATGGGAACGATGGGCTTCAGGCGGCGCAGCGGCGCCGCTGGAAGAAGGCGAACGATGCGTTCGCGCTGTAGCGTTCTACTCGCGATCGTCGCGGGTCCACACCCCGCCGTCTTCGACCTTCACCGGGAACTTCGGCACCGGTTCGTAGGCCGGCGCGCACAGCGGGCGGCCGTCGCGCACGTCGAAACGCGCGCCGTGCAGCACGCATTCGATCGTCGCTTCCTCGCTGTCGAAGGTGCCCGAGGACAATTCGAAGTCCTCGTGCGAGCAGCGGTCTTCCAGCGCGTAGTAATCGCCGTCGTAATTGCAGACGAAGATCGCGGTGTCGCCGTCCCAGGCGACGGTGGATTCGCCCGGCAGCAGTTGCGAAGTGGCGCAGACGAAAATCCAATCGCCCATGGCGGCAATCTCTATGCGGAATTCGGGATGTGGAATGCAGGACTGGCAAGAGCGGGGGCATCGGTTTCGCCAATCCCGAATCCCGAATCCCCAATCCCGGCCCTCAAAGCTTCTTTTCCAGGATTTCGAAACTCAGATCGTCGCGCTTGGGCAGGCCGAAGCGCGCGTCGCCGTAGGGGAACGGCTCGAATCGGCCGGTCCGTTCGTAACCGCGGCGCACGTAGAACTCGATCAGTTCCTCGCGCACGTTGATCACGCTCATGCGGATCAGGCTCAGGTTCCATTGCTCGCGCGCGACGCGCTCGGCTTCGGCCAGCACGCGCTTGCCGATGCCGCCGCCCTGCAGGGTCGGGTTGACCGAGAACATGCCGAAGTAGCCGCTGCCGTCGTCCTCGACCGCGATATGCGCGCAGGCCAGCAGTTCGCCCGGCGCGTCGGCGCGCTCGGCGATCAGGATCATGCCTTGCGCCTTGCCCAGCACGCTTTCGATTTCGTCCGGGCCGGTGCGGCGGCCGTCGAGAATGTCGGCCTCGGTGGTCCAGCCGCGGCGGCCGGAATCGCCGCGATACGCCGATTCGACCAGCGCGACCACCGCGTCGGTGTCGGCGAGGGTGGCGGCGCGGAACTTGATGGTGTCGTCGGTCATGCGAGTAGTTTGCGTACTTTGGTCAGGGCCGTCACGAAGGCGTCGATCTCTTCGAACGTGTTGTAGTAGGCCAGCGAGGCGCGGCAGGTCGCCGGCACGCCGAAGTGTTGCATCAGCGGGTGCGCGCAGTGATGGCCGGAGCGGATCGCGACGCCCTCCAGGTCGAGCAGCGTGGCCAGGTCGTGCGCGTGCGCGCCTTCGACCAGGAAGCTCACCACCGCGGCCTTGTCGGCGGCCTCGCCGAAAATACGCAGGCCCGGCACTTGCTTCAAGGCCTGCGTGAAGCGGCTCAGCAAGGCCTGTTCGCGCGCTTCGATGTTGGCCATGCCCAGCGCCGACAGATAATCGACCGCGGCGCCGAGCCCGGCGAAACCGGCGATGTTCGGGGTGCCGGCCTCGAAGCGGCGCGGGCCGTCGGCGAACACGGTGCCTTCGAACCGCACTTCCTTGATCATCTCGCCGCCGCCGATGAACGGCGGCATCGCGTCGAGGTGTTCGCGCCGCGCCCACAGCGCGCCGGTGCCGGTCGGGCCGCTCATCTTGTGGCCGGTGATCGCGTAGAAATCGCAGCCGATCGCGGCGATGTCGAGCGGCCGGTGCGGCGCCGCCTGCGAGCCGTCGATCAGGGTGACAATGCCGCGCTTGCGCGCTTCGCGGCAGATCTCGCGCACCGGGTTGACCGTGCCGAGCACGTTGGAGACGTGGGTCAGCGCCAGCAGTTTCACCTCGGGGGTGAGCAGCGAATACAGCTGATCCAGATCGAGCTGGCCGCGTTCGTCGATCTCGGCGACCTTGATCACCGCGCCGGTGCGCTGGGCGACCAGTTGCCACGGCACGATGTTGGCGTGGTGCTCCATGCGCGTGAGCACGATCGCATCGCCGGCCTTGAGCCGCGGCAGCGCCCACGAATAGGCGACCAGATTGATCGCGAAGGTGGTGCCGCTGCACAGCACCAACTCGTCGCCGCGCACATTGAGGAAGTGGGCGAGCTTGCCGCGCGCGCTTTCGTACAGCTCGGTCGCTTCCGAGCCTAGCGCATGGACCGCGCGGCTGACGTTGGCGTTATGGCGGCGATAGAAATCGTCGACAGCGGCGATCACCGCCTCGGGTTTCTGCCCGGTGTTGGCCGAATCGAAATAGATCAGCGGCTTGCCGTGGACTTCGCGGGTGAGCACCGGGAAGTCGGCGCGTACCGCGGCCCAGTCGGTAGGGGTGGGGACGGCGTTCATTGATCGGACCTTGGTGGGGAGAGAAACGAGTGGAGAAAAGTGAGAAACGAGTAACAGCGTCTGGCTCAACCGTCGTCGAGCCGCTGTACTGTTTCCTCACTCCTGCGCACTGTTTTCCTCGCTCTTAAATCAATCGTTCCAGCGCCAGATTCAAGCGCACTTCCAGCATCGCCCGCGCGCTGTCGTCTTCGAACAACGACAAGGTCTCGCGACAGAACGCGGTGGTCAGCAGGGCGCGCGCCTGTTCGGCCGGCACGCCGCGCGAGCGCAAGTAGAACAGCGCGTTGGCGTCGAGCTGGCCGACGGTCGCGCCGTGCGCGGCCTGCACTTCGTCGGCGTGGATCTCGAGCACCGGCTGGGTGTCGATCTCGGCGCCTTCGCTGAGCAGCAGGTTCTTGTTCGACAGCATGGCGTTGCTGCCGTCGGCGCCTTCGCGGATCAGGATGCCGCCGTGGAACGCGGCGCGCGAACGGCCGGCGCCGAGGCCGCGCCAAATCAGTTCGCACTGGGTGTCGCGGCCAACGTGATCGATGCCCAGTCGGGTGTCGAGGTGACGGCGACCGGTCGCCAGCAGCACGCCGTTGGCGTGGACCTGCGCGGCTTCGCCGTGCAGCGCGGCGTTGAGTTCGTGACGCGACAGCGCCGCGCCCAGTTCCAGGTCGATGCGGCGATAGCGCGCGTTGCCCGCGAGCACCGCGTCGGTGCGCGCGATCACGGTCGCGCCCAGCGCTTCGTCCTGCACCCGCGCGTGCGACAAGTTCGCGTTAGGCGCGAGATGCACGTGGGTCAGGCTGTTGCTCAGATGGGTGTGGCTGTCGGCGGCGAGCTGATGCTCGACCACGGTCAGGCCGGCGCCTTCGCGCAGCTCGATCAGGTGGCGCAGGTGCCAGGCGCGGTCGCCCGCGGCCGGGCTGCCGACGAACACCAGATGCACCGGCACTTGCGCCTGCGCGCCCGCGTCCACGCGCAGCACCGCGCCTTCGTCGGCGAGCGCGGCGTTGAGCCGGGCGAACACTTCATCGGCGCGCTCGTAGCGGCGGGCCAGGAAATTGGCTTCGCGCACGTCGCCTTGCGCGAGCACCCGCGACAGCGGCTGCAGCGACACGCCGGACGGCAAGCCGGCCAGATCGGACTGCGCGGCGTCGTAGCGGCCGTTGTGGAAGACGATGCGCGGCGCCGGGATGCCGGCGATCGCGGCGCTGTCGAACGCGGCCGGGGCGGCGTCGGCGGCGACGAAGGCGCGGCGCTCCAGCGCGCGCAGCGGGGTGTATTTCCAGGCCTCGGTGCGCGGGCCGGGCAGGCCGTCGCGCAGGGCCGCGTCGAGCGCGGCGCGGCGGGTCGCGCCCAGGCCGGCCGATTCGCGCACGGGCAGCGCGTCGAAGGCCGAGACGAATGCGTCGAGCAGGGCGCTCATCGGGCGCGCTCCCGGAACCGTTGGTCGCGCATCACGCCGAATGCTCCGGTGCGACGCGGTCCTTGAGCCATTCGTAGCCGTGCGCTTCCAGTTCCAGCGCCAGCTCCGGGCCACCGGTCTCGACGATGCGGCCGTCGGCGAGCACATGCACCACGTCGGGCTTGATGTAATCGAGCAGGCGCTGATAGTGGGTGATCACCAGGAACGCACGATCGGGCGACCGCAGCGTGTTGACGCCGTGGGCGACCGCCTTGAGCGCGTCGATGTCCAAGCCCGAATCGGTTTCGTCGAGGATCGCCAGCTTCGGTTCAAGCAGCGCGAGCTGGAAGATCTCGTTGCGCTTCTTCTCGCCGCCGCTGAAGCCTTCGTTGACGCCGCGATGCAGCAGTTCGTCCTTCAGATGCAGCACGGCGAGTTTCTCGCGCACCAGCTTGAGGAACTGCATCGAATCGAGCTCGGCTTCGCCGCGCGCCTTGCGCTGGGCGTTGAGCGCGGTGCGCAGGAAATAGGTGTTGTTCACGCCCGGAATTTCGACCGGGTACTGGAACGCCAGGAACACGCCGGCGGCGGCGCGTTCCTCGGGTTCCAGCGCGAGCAGGTCGCGGCCTTCGAACTCGACCGTGCCCTGGGTGACCTCATAGCCTTCGCGGCCCGACAGCACGTTGCCCAGGGTGGACTTGCCGGCGCCGTTGGGTCCCATGATGGCGTGGACCTGGCCGGGCTGCAGATCCAGCGACAGGCCCTTGAGGATGTCCTTGCCGGCGACTTGGACGTGGAGGTTTTCGATCTTGAGCATGGAATGGGTCATCGGAAATTCGGAATGAGTCGATGCGGCGAAACCCGCGCGGTCGCGCGCGGGTTCGCGCTCAGGCGCAGACGCCTTCGTAGGCGAGGCGGCGCTGCGCGCCGGCCGCGTCGGTGACGTCGTAGCACTGTTCGTAATCGGATTCGGCGAAGGTCGGCAGCTTCGGGCAGTCGATCATCCTGGAGCGATCCGCCAGCGCCTGCGCCTTGTCCGCGATGGATTCGATGCGGCCGGCCACGTCGATGCGGAACTCGTGCGATTTGTCTTCGCTGTCGCGCGCGCGCACGCGCAGCCACTGGCCTTCCAGGCCGATCACGTCGGCTTCGTAGGGTTTGCCCCAGCGGCGCAATTCGCGCCCGGCCTGGTCGAATTCGACCACGTAGTCGGCCAGCAGCGATTTGTCCTCGAGCGGAATCGCGCTCACCCGCGCATACGGGGTCGCGCCGCAGGGGCCTTCGCCCCAGCGGACGATACGCGGATCCTCCGGCGCGCCTTCCTCGGCCTGGCTGGTGAACGGCAGCACGTACTGCGTCGTCGCGACCGTCGCCGCCGGCGTGGCCGGCGCGGGCGTTTCGGCCGGCGTGGCGGGTTGGGCCGCCGGGGCGGGCACGGACGCGGCGGGCGCTTGCGCGGCCGGCGTTTGCGGAGTCTTGGAGCAGGCGGCCGTCAACGCGGCCAGGCAGCACACAGCGAGTACGCGCATCATCCGACCGACCCTTCCAGGCTGACTTCCAGCAGTTTTTTCGCTTCGACCGCGAACTCCATCGGCAGCTCGCGGAACACCGACTTGCAGAAGCCGTCGACGATCATCGACACCGCGTCTTCCTCGCCGATGCCGCGCGAGCGGCAGTAGAACAGCTGGTCGTCGCTGATCTTCGACGTGGTCGCTTCGTGCTCGACCGTCGCATCGGGGTGCTTGACCTCGATGT
This genomic interval carries:
- a CDS encoding cysteine desulfurase, yielding MNAVPTPTDWAAVRADFPVLTREVHGKPLIYFDSANTGQKPEAVIAAVDDFYRRHNANVSRAVHALGSEATELYESARGKLAHFLNVRGDELVLCSGTTFAINLVAYSWALPRLKAGDAIVLTRMEHHANIVPWQLVAQRTGAVIKVAEIDERGQLDLDQLYSLLTPEVKLLALTHVSNVLGTVNPVREICREARKRGIVTLIDGSQAAPHRPLDIAAIGCDFYAITGHKMSGPTGTGALWARREHLDAMPPFIGGGEMIKEVRFEGTVFADGPRRFEAGTPNIAGFAGLGAAVDYLSALGMANIEAREQALLSRFTQALKQVPGLRIFGEAADKAAVVSFLVEGAHAHDLATLLDLEGVAIRSGHHCAHPLMQHFGVPATCRASLAYYNTFEEIDAFVTALTKVRKLLA
- a CDS encoding TonB-dependent receptor gives rise to the protein MSTTKFVVSPLAGALALALTLPVFAAPAPDPQAKDVEGVEVHGQRIQKASSSKYTANLRDTPQTITVIDRNTIDGQNLLSLTDILSTLPGITFGAGEGGGGFGDKINLRGFDASSDITVDGVRDSGLYSRTDPFNLESVEVINGANSVYSGAGSVGGTINLVTKNAGLNEFHKASIAAGTDSYARVTADSNFVIGESSALRLNIMGHQNDVPGRDVETNERWGAAASLAFGLGGDTTWSLNYLHQEDQNTPQYGLPFFNGDGLPGVDRGNYYGYSNIDKQDIELDSLTSIIEHSFNDKFKIRNLTRWQQVDQFSLVDAVQGTWCLANNRTPTGATCGATLPGNYSPSGPRGYGRDTRNTTIYNQTDLTTTFNTGAIEHNLVAGFSILHETFDLDVTSDFRNPNGTNPYIAGLPQMNIANPDHIYRGPLNRTLTGRTEGELDNRALYVFDTLKFNEQWQLSLGARYERNEGKTNNAVVVLAPTTVGGALPAQPIGTITGYGVPFKSNDDLFSYRAGLVYKPVENGSIYIAYGNSKTPSKASVNGSCTAQTCSVDPETAVNYEIGTKWDFADGRIALTGSVFRNDRKNYKVADLDNPANLSGLQQLDGQARVDGVMLGVSGLITDQWAVYANYAFLDSEVLQGVSDRQAGLGLDYTKGDRLTQVPEHSFSLWTTYDISPKWQIGYGATYQGKIWLTQHSATNVNGPLTTYGSYWTHRAMVNYKINRSASLQLNVNNLTDEDYFTRIRNNGWATPGDGRQFVLSANFAF
- a CDS encoding Rieske (2Fe-2S) protein; this translates as MGDWIFVCATSQLLPGESTVAWDGDTAIFVCNYDGDYYALEDRCSHEDFELSSGTFDSEEATIECVLHGARFDVRDGRPLCAPAYEPVPKFPVKVEDGGVWTRDDRE
- the sufD gene encoding Fe-S cluster assembly protein SufD encodes the protein MSALLDAFVSAFDALPVRESAGLGATRRAALDAALRDGLPGPRTEAWKYTPLRALERRAFVAADAAPAAFDSAAIAGIPAPRIVFHNGRYDAAQSDLAGLPSGVSLQPLSRVLAQGDVREANFLARRYERADEVFARLNAALADEGAVLRVDAGAQAQVPVHLVFVGSPAAGDRAWHLRHLIELREGAGLTVVEHQLAADSHTHLSNSLTHVHLAPNANLSHARVQDEALGATVIARTDAVLAGNARYRRIDLELGAALSRHELNAALHGEAAQVHANGVLLATGRRHLDTRLGIDHVGRDTQCELIWRGLGAGRSRAAFHGGILIREGADGSNAMLSNKNLLLSEGAEIDTQPVLEIHADEVQAAHGATVGQLDANALFYLRSRGVPAEQARALLTTAFCRETLSLFEDDSARAMLEVRLNLALERLI
- a CDS encoding GNAT family N-acetyltransferase; its protein translation is MTDDTIKFRAATLADTDAVVALVESAYRGDSGRRGWTTEADILDGRRTGPDEIESVLGKAQGMILIAERADAPGELLACAHIAVEDDGSGYFGMFSVNPTLQGGGIGKRVLAEAERVAREQWNLSLIRMSVINVREELIEFYVRRGYERTGRFEPFPYGDARFGLPKRDDLSFEILEKKL
- a CDS encoding Fe2+-dependent dioxygenase, yielding MLLHVPKVLTAEQVAHCRARLEQAGWADGRITAGHQSAKAKDNAQLPENDPVARELGPLILDALAKNSTFFSAALPQRVYPPLFNRYAGGQSFGFHVDNAIRYDRSRGGMDAVRTDLSATLFLSAPDEYDGGELIIEDTYGTHSVKLAAGDLVLYPGTSLHKVTPVTRGTRIASFFWIQSLVSEDAQRRLMFELDISIRRLTADVPDHPALVQLTGVYHNLLRRWSQP
- the sufC gene encoding Fe-S cluster assembly ATPase SufC; the protein is MLKIENLHVQVAGKDILKGLSLDLQPGQVHAIMGPNGAGKSTLGNVLSGREGYEVTQGTVEFEGRDLLALEPEERAAAGVFLAFQYPVEIPGVNNTYFLRTALNAQRKARGEAELDSMQFLKLVREKLAVLHLKDELLHRGVNEGFSGGEKKRNEIFQLALLEPKLAILDETDSGLDIDALKAVAHGVNTLRSPDRAFLVITHYQRLLDYIKPDVVHVLADGRIVETGGPELALELEAHGYEWLKDRVAPEHSA